The proteins below are encoded in one region of Methylophilales bacterium:
- the ilvC gene encoding ketol-acid reductoisomerase yields MKVYYDKDTDLNVIKRMNVAIIGYGSQGHAHANNLSDSGVDVVVGLREGSSSAEKASKANLNVKSIEEATSSADLVMILAPDEFQPKIYSEKIEPNLKKGATLAFAHGFNIHFGEINPRDDLNVIMIAPKAPGHTVRSEFVRGGGIPDLIAIKQDATGSAKEIALSYASAIGGGRTGIIETTFKDETETDLFGEQVVLCGGTTALVQAGFETLVEAGYEPEMAYFECLHELKLIVDLMYEGGIANMRYSISNTAEYGDVTRGPRIITPETKLRMKEILKEIQDGTFAKEFVKNVGDLPAKRETQRKHKIEQVGESLRQMMPWIKKIVDKSVN; encoded by the coding sequence ATGAAAGTTTATTACGATAAAGATACGGATTTGAATGTTATTAAACGTATGAATGTAGCAATAATTGGGTATGGCTCTCAAGGTCATGCTCATGCAAACAACTTAAGTGATTCTGGGGTTGATGTTGTTGTTGGGTTAAGGGAGGGCTCTTCATCCGCTGAGAAAGCATCAAAAGCTAATTTAAATGTAAAATCAATCGAAGAGGCTACCAGCTCAGCAGATTTGGTTATGATTTTAGCGCCAGATGAATTCCAACCCAAAATTTATTCTGAAAAGATTGAGCCAAACCTCAAAAAAGGCGCAACATTAGCCTTTGCTCATGGTTTCAATATCCATTTTGGAGAAATCAATCCTAGAGATGACCTCAACGTGATTATGATAGCTCCAAAAGCGCCCGGACATACAGTTCGATCTGAATTTGTTAGGGGTGGCGGCATTCCAGACCTTATTGCCATTAAGCAGGATGCAACTGGGAGTGCAAAAGAAATTGCTTTGTCTTACGCTTCAGCGATTGGAGGTGGGAGAACAGGAATTATAGAGACAACATTCAAGGATGAAACAGAAACAGATCTTTTTGGCGAGCAAGTGGTGCTTTGTGGAGGGACCACAGCACTTGTTCAAGCTGGATTTGAAACGTTAGTGGAGGCAGGTTATGAGCCTGAGATGGCATATTTTGAATGCCTGCATGAGTTAAAACTAATAGTAGATTTAATGTATGAGGGTGGAATTGCTAATATGAGATACTCAATTTCAAATACAGCTGAATATGGCGATGTCACCAGGGGCCCAAGAATTATTACTCCTGAAACTAAGCTAAGAATGAAAGAAATACTGAAAGAAATTCAAGACGGCACTTTCGCAAAAGAATTTGTTAAGAACGTTGGAGATCTTCCAGCTAAAAGAGAAACCCAACGTAAACATAAAATAGAGCAGGTTGGAGAATCACTCAGACAGATGATGCCTTGGATTAAAAAAATTGTAGACAAGTCAGTCAATTGA
- the ilvN gene encoding acetolactate synthase small subunit, with product MRHIISLLMENEAGALSRVSGLFSARGYNIESLSVAPTEDLSLSRMTIVTSGSDEVIEQIIKQLNKLIDVVKVLDLHDGDHIERELVLVKVKANKQYRDEVQQLSNSYGGRIIDSSENILTIEFTGTSTELDNYLKSLNSAFVVEIVRTGASGIGRGDRILKI from the coding sequence ATGAGGCACATTATTTCATTACTTATGGAAAATGAAGCAGGTGCTCTTTCAAGGGTATCAGGGCTCTTTTCAGCTAGAGGTTACAATATTGAATCTCTATCAGTTGCCCCTACTGAAGATCTCTCACTTTCAAGGATGACCATTGTAACAAGTGGTTCTGATGAAGTGATTGAACAGATCATAAAGCAATTGAATAAACTTATTGATGTGGTTAAAGTTCTTGATTTACATGATGGGGATCATATTGAACGGGAATTAGTTTTGGTCAAAGTTAAAGCTAATAAGCAATACCGAGATGAAGTTCAACAACTAAGTAATAGCTATGGAGGTCGAATTATTGACTCCTCAGAGAATATACTCACAATTGAATTTACAGGAACATCTACTGAACTAGATAATTACCTAAAAAGCTTAAATAGTGCTTTTGTGGTCGAAATTGTAAGAACAGGTGCTTCGGGTATTGGCCGTGGCGATAGGATTTTAAAAATATAA
- a CDS encoding RNA pyrophosphohydrolase, with product MIDKEGYRENVAIVIINDDHKVLWAKRTNENAWQFPQGGIKSNETIEEAMFRELKEEVGIDESKIEILGRTNDWLYYDVPKNWVRKDNNLYKGQKQIWFLLKFLGNENDIYLKNSPKPEFDNWSWVDYWKPNDEVIDFKKEVYSKALIQLETFINSN from the coding sequence ATGATTGATAAAGAAGGATATCGTGAAAATGTTGCGATAGTCATAATTAATGACGATCATAAGGTACTTTGGGCCAAAAGAACGAATGAAAATGCTTGGCAATTTCCCCAAGGAGGAATTAAGTCAAATGAAACAATTGAAGAGGCAATGTTTAGAGAATTAAAGGAAGAGGTAGGCATCGATGAGAGTAAGATAGAAATCTTGGGAAGAACAAATGACTGGTTATATTATGATGTTCCAAAGAATTGGGTAAGAAAAGACAATAATTTGTACAAAGGGCAAAAGCAAATTTGGTTTTTATTAAAATTTCTGGGAAATGAAAATGATATATATCTTAAAAATTCACCAAAACCTGAATTTGATAATTGGTCATGGGTTGATTATTGGAAGCCAAATGATGAGGTAATTGATTTTAAAAAAGAGGTTTATTCAAAAGCATTGATACAATTAGAAACTTTCATAAATTCTAATTAA
- a CDS encoding SRPBCC family protein, with amino-acid sequence MKKIIFTLLGILFSTLAFSHGPTPQKVQESVIIAASPEKTWEALKNYSEFEKIMKVRSFKDKLMKAKYELIKTDVPFSDYNAQIRVKKGENDNESVVQWTARFYRTYKLNPPIPEGQDDATAVAAVKEIVGPGLAGFKKYVESQ; translated from the coding sequence ATGAAAAAAATAATTTTTACTCTACTGGGTATCTTATTCTCTACTCTAGCTTTTTCTCATGGCCCAACGCCACAAAAGGTTCAAGAGTCTGTGATAATAGCAGCCTCTCCAGAAAAAACATGGGAAGCATTGAAGAATTATTCTGAATTCGAAAAAATTATGAAGGTAAGATCCTTCAAAGATAAATTAATGAAAGCTAAATACGAACTTATAAAAACAGATGTCCCTTTTTCTGATTACAATGCACAGATTAGAGTCAAAAAAGGTGAAAATGATAATGAGTCGGTTGTTCAATGGACAGCAAGGTTTTATAGAACATATAAATTAAACCCACCCATCCCAGAAGGACAGGATGATGCTACTGCTGTGGCCGCTGTAAAAGAAATTGTTGGACCTGGATTGGCTGGATTTAAAAAATATGTTGAGTCACAATAA
- a CDS encoding phosphatidylserine decarboxylase — protein MKNYPIIAREGWLYIAISLILSAYLTTISYSISVPFWIISIFIIQFFRDPQRKISSAKNVVVSGADGRVIAIDETMDPYQKKKSIKVSVFMNVFNVHSNKAPIDGKILKKVYYAGKFLNAALSKASNENERCAIIIQSKNNPKKIITCVQIAGLVARRILCYKDKGDDVKRGERYGFIKFGSRVDLYLPLKTNVKVQVGEKVKNGESIIAEFI, from the coding sequence ATAAAAAATTATCCTATTATCGCCAGGGAGGGATGGTTATATATAGCTATTAGTCTTATCTTAAGTGCTTATTTAACTACAATAAGTTACTCAATCTCCGTCCCATTTTGGATAATAAGTATATTTATTATTCAGTTTTTTAGAGACCCTCAACGAAAAATTAGCAGCGCTAAAAATGTAGTGGTCTCTGGTGCAGATGGAAGGGTCATAGCGATTGATGAAACAATGGATCCTTATCAAAAAAAGAAGTCCATTAAGGTAAGTGTCTTTATGAATGTCTTTAATGTCCACTCGAATAAAGCTCCTATTGATGGAAAAATTTTAAAGAAAGTTTACTACGCTGGTAAGTTTTTAAATGCAGCTCTATCAAAGGCTTCAAATGAAAATGAAAGGTGTGCGATTATCATACAATCAAAAAATAACCCAAAAAAAATTATTACCTGCGTTCAAATTGCAGGACTTGTTGCCAGAAGAATCCTTTGTTACAAAGATAAAGGTGATGACGTGAAAAGGGGTGAAAGATATGGGTTTATTAAATTTGGTTCAAGAGTTGATCTTTATTTACCTCTTAAAACTAACGTGAAGGTCCAGGTCGGAGAAAAAGTTAAGAATGGAGAGTCAATTATTGCTGAATTTATTTAA